From the Streptomyces sp. Sge12 genome, the window GTCGGCGCCGCGGCCGTCGCGGTCGCCGTCTTCGCCCGTGCGCTGCCGCTGCCCACCGTCCCCTCGGTCGGCGTCTCGCTGGCCGCGGCCGCCGGTGCCGGCATCGCCGTCGGCGGGCTGACCGCGGTCGGGGTGGGCGGGGCCCTGATCGGCCTCGCCGCCGGGGTGTGCGCCCTGGTCGGACTGCGCGTGGCCGCGTACGACTACCCGTCGAAGTTCGTGCACATGACGGCCGGCGTGGCGCTGCCGCTCGCGGTGGCCGCGCCCGCCGTGTACCTGATCGGGCGGGTGGTGGGCTGATCCCTGCCCGACACGGGGCATGGTCAACTAGAACGCACGTACTGACTAGTAGGGGGAGGGAACGTGCGTTTCCTGCGCGTCGTTGTGATCATCGGAGTGGTACTGGGAGCCCTGTTCGTGGGCGTGGACCGGTGGGCGTCCGGATACGTCGAGAACCGGCTGGCCGATCGCATACAGGCGCGGCAGGGCCTGGCCGGTTCCTCCGAGGTGGAGATCGACGGGTTCCCCTTCCTCACCCAGCTGATGGGCCACGAGCTCGACCGGGTCGACCTGAAGCTGCGGGGCGTGGAGGTCGCCGCCGAGGGCCGCAAGACGCGGCTCTCGGAGCTGGACGCGAGCTTCCGCACCGTGAAGCTGAACGGTGACTACAGCGGCGGCACCGCGGCCCGGGCCGAGGGCAGCGCGCTCATCACGTACGCCGACCTGACGGCGGCCTCGCAGACCGGCGCGACCCTCTCCTACGGCGGGGCGCCCGGCAAGGTGAAGGTCACCGCAACGGTGGAGGCGTTCGGAAAGACGCTGACGCACAGCGTGGTGTCGACCGTCACCCTCCAGGACGCGCCGGGCGGCAAGGGCGGCAAGATCGTCCGCGTGCGCGCCGACGAGGTGCCCAGCGGAGGCGTCGCCGCGGTCGAGAGGGTGATCCGCTGGAAGACCGACTTCGACCGCAATCTCGACAGCGGCATGCCGGCCGGACTGCACCTCTCGGCCCTGACCTCGGACGAGGCCGGTGTGCACCTCACGCTGGGCGGCTCGAACGTGGTGGTGGCCGGATCGTGAGACGGTGCGGTCCGATCCGCAGAAGGACGGGCCGCACGAAGGGTCCCGGGGGCGGCGCGGCGGCCGTCCGGGGCGCTCACATCCCAGAATCCGGACGATCCTGTCTCGACATATGACACACCGGTGACAGGGCGGCCGATTCGTCCCTACGATCCATGGCTATGAAGCATCAGCAGGCGGACCTCACGAAGCGACGGGCAGTAGACCTGTGTCGCGTCGCCGCCATGCTCTGTCGATCCATGTGAACTGTGAGCGCATCCGCTCCATCGACCGGACGACGGCCCCACGGCCTTTCCCGCGTGACCGCACCAGCCTCCTGATTCCCTGACGCCTCCCCGCGCAGGATCTCGAGCGCACCCGCAGGCACGCAGCACGCGTCACCCGCACAGCCCCGCCGCACACTGCCCCGGAGGAGAACACCATGAGCCGCAGCGACGTCCTCGTAGACGCCGACTGGGTCGAGGCCCACCTGAACGACGCCAACGTCGTGATCGTCGAGGTGGACGAGGACACGTCCGCGTACGACAAGAACCACATCACCAACGCCGTCCGGATCGACTGGAAGTCCGACCTCCAGGACCCGGTCCGCCGCGACTTCGTGGACCAGGAGGGCTTCGAGAAGCTCCTCTCCGCCAAGGGCATCTCCAACGACGACACCGTCGTCCTCTACGGCGGCAACAACAACTGGTTCGCGTCCTACGCCTACTGGTACTTCAAGCTCTACGGCCACCAGGACGTGAAGCTCCTCGACGGCGGCCGCAAGAAGTGGGAGCTCGACTCCCGCGACCTGGTCGACGGCAAGGACGTCCCGAACCGCCCGGCCACCGCGTACAAGGCCAAGGCACAGGACACCTCCATCCGCGCCTTCCGCGACGACGTCGTGGCCGCGATCGGCTCCCTGAACCTGGTCGACGTCCGTTCGCCCGACGAGTTCTCCGGCAAGCTGCTCGCCCCGGCGCACCTTCCGCAGGAGCAGTCGCAGCGCCCCGGCCACGTGCCGAGCGCCCGCAACATCCCGTGGTCGAAGAACGCCAACGACGACGGCACCTTCAAGTCGGACGACGAGCTGACCGCCCTCTACGAGGCGGAGCAGGTCGACCTGGCGAAGGACACCATCGCCTACTGCCGCATCGGTGAGCGCTCCGCGCTCACGTGGTTCGTGCTCCACGAGCTCCTGGGCCAGGAGAACGTCAAGAACTACGACGGTTCGTGGACCGAGTACGGCTCGCTGGTCGGCGTGCCGATCGAGCTCGGCCCCAACAAGTAGCACCAGACCGACGACCGGGCACGCGACGCCCTTCGTAGTACGACCTCTCCAGGACAGGACAGAGAACATGTGTGGAGCACAGATCGGCGGGCCCGACCTCGCGACGCTGAAGCCCGGTGAGACCGCCATCCAGGGCCAGATCACCAAGGACGGCGAGCCGGTGTCCGGCTACGTCCGCCTGCTGGACTCGACCGGCGAGTTCACCGCCGAGGTCCCGACCTCGGCCACCGGCCAGTTCCGCTTCTACGCCGCCACCGGCTCCTGGACGCTGCGGGCGCTCGTCCCGGGTGCCCAGGCGGACCGTGCCGTCGTGGTCGCCGAGGCCGGCGGCGTGACGGACGTGGCGATCGCGGTCTGAGCACCGCACATGTGATCGCCTGATCGATCGGCCGAAGGGCCGCACCCCCGGGGGTTGGACGCCACTGGAACGGGGTGCGGCCCTTCGTGCCGTCCGCCTTGTGTTCGTGCTCGCCCGCTCTACGCTGGAGGCATGTACGCCCGGCGCCGACGCGCCTATTTCTGGCTGATGGGCGGATGCCTGGTCCTCTTCGTCTCCGCCTGGGCCGTCGTGCGCCTGTGGTCGGTCGAGGCCGCGGTGGCCATGTGCGTGGTCGCCATGGTCATCCCGCCGGTCGCCGCGATGATCGCCAACCGGCGCGGCCCGGACGACCGCTGGTGGGACGACCCTTCGGGCGACCCGAAGTCCGATGAGTGGTGGGACGAACTGGACGGAAAGCGGCGTCACGAGGACTGAAACCTCACGAGACGAGAACGTGATCTACGTTCGTACAACTGCTCCCGTCCGGTGCGGGTCATGGGGTACGCGCGGGTAATCAACCTGCGCTCCAGGCTTGTGGGGGACCCCTTTGGAACACGAACAGACCATCCCTGAGCAGCGGAAAGGGGATGAGAGTGCACCGGAGCCGGACACTTCGGCCCCGCGCCGCCGCAAGGGCCGCACGACCCTCCTGATCGCGGGCGCGGCCGCACTCGGCGTCCTCGCCGGAACGATCACCGGCTACGCGGTCCAGTACCACCGCGAGCCCACCCCGCTGCCGCCGCTGGCCCAGCAGAAGATGGCCGCGCCGAAGCCGCAGGCGATGAGCGACGCCACGACCCGGCGCTCGATCAACGCCAACCGCTGGCACAAGGCGGACGAGGAACTGGCCAAGAAGCTGCTGGACGTTCCGGGCGGAGCGAAGAGTGACTTCTCGGGCGCCCTCTCCGTGGACCTGTTCGCCGCCGGGTACTACAAGGACGCCTCCGGCGGTCTCGGCGGACTCATCACCGACCGGATCCGGAGCATCGCCTCCGCGGACTGGAGCGAGTCCGACCGCAACTTCGTCGAGATCAACCTGCTCCAGTTCAGCGACCGCAACGAGGCCGAGGACTTCCAGCTGGGCATCGAGCACTACATGCCCACCAAGGAGTACGCGGGCAACGCGGGCAAGGAGGTGCCGGGTGTTCCCGAGGAGTTCGGCCACATGTGGGTCGACTCGGACGCGAGCGTGAAGCCCGGCTACCACCCCCTCCGCGCAGGCCGTGCCGTCGTCCGCCGCGGCGACATCGTGGTGAGCATCCAGTACACGAACAACCGCGGTGAGGTCGACGAGAGCGTCCTGGCCGACCTGGCCAAGCGACAGATGGAGCGGCTGTGAGCGAGCAGCAGAACGTGACCGGCGCGGAGGCCGGGGCCCAGGTCGAGGACGCGGCCGCGGCCGCGGCTGCAACGGAGACCGGGACTGGGGCCCCCGCCCCGGCCCCCGCCCCGGCCGAGGCTGCGGGTGACGTCGCGCCCCTTCCCGAGCCGGAGCAGCAGGCCGCTGCCGGGCTCGCGCGCAAGGTGAACCGCAAGGTGGTCACCCTGGTGGCGGCGGCCGTGGGCGTCGTCGTCCTCGTGGGCGCCGGCGTCGGGGCGGCGGCCGCGCTCGCCGGAGCCGACCGGACCTCGCCGACGCGGTACTGGCTGGCCGCGGACCACACGACCAGTGGTACGCAGGCCCCGGTGCCGTCCGTGCCCCCGAACGCGCTCACCGGCAAGCTGCTGCCGATGCCCAAGGACTACTGGCCCGGCCCCGACATCGACAAGGAGGGCAACTTCTACTCCCTCTCGGGCGAGCGGGCGCTGGAGAGCTTCAAGGACGCCCGCAAGGGCCTGTCCAGCAGCGAGCGCACCGAACGGGACAAGGTGCTCGCCGACCTGAAGCTCAAGGGCCTGGCCGGGCGCAGCTACTCGCGCAAGGACGGCGTCGGCGGCGGTGTCGTCGCCGAGATCCAGCTCGTCCAGGCCGACCCCGCGCAGCTCGCGAAGTTCGGTGAGTTCGCCGGGAAGCTGATCGCGCTCACCGGTTCCGGCGGCGAGGCGCCGAAGGTGGAGGGTCACCCGCAGGCCAAGTGCTCGGTGAACCCCATCGTCATCGAGAAGAAGGACAAGAAGAACAAGATCGACGCCCTCGACTGCCTGGCCGTTGAAGGAGACGTCATGGTGAATTTCCGGATGTACGGGAGCGAGGGATTCGTGGTGAAGGACGCCGCGGGCCTCTTCAAGCAGCAACTCGACCACCTCAAGTCCCCCGGAGAGTCCGCGTGAGCGAGCAGACCACCACCGCGGCCACCGAGCCCGAGCCGGTGCCCGCGGCGACGCCCGAGCCCACTGCGCAGGCATCAGGGACCGCCGGCGAGACGGCTGCCGGGACCGTTGCCGACGCGGGCGACGGGATCGTCGAGGCCCCCGCCCCCGCCCCCGCCCCCGCGGCCGTGCCGGCCCCGCCCAAGGACCGGCGCAAGCTGTTCGCCGCCCTGCGCTGGACCGCCGCCGTCGCCGTCTTCGCCGCCGTCGGCACGGGGGTCGCGTACGGGATCACGGTGCCCGAGCGCACCGACATCCCCGGCCTGTCCACCGAGGGCGACGGGCGCTGGACGTTCCCGGCGCTGTCCCAG encodes:
- a CDS encoding LmeA family phospholipid-binding protein → MRFLRVVVIIGVVLGALFVGVDRWASGYVENRLADRIQARQGLAGSSEVEIDGFPFLTQLMGHELDRVDLKLRGVEVAAEGRKTRLSELDASFRTVKLNGDYSGGTAARAEGSALITYADLTAASQTGATLSYGGAPGKVKVTATVEAFGKTLTHSVVSTVTLQDAPGGKGGKIVRVRADEVPSGGVAAVERVIRWKTDFDRNLDSGMPAGLHLSALTSDEAGVHLTLGGSNVVVAGS
- a CDS encoding putative leader peptide, with protein sequence MKHQQADLTKRRAVDLCRVAAMLCRSM
- a CDS encoding sulfurtransferase gives rise to the protein MSRSDVLVDADWVEAHLNDANVVIVEVDEDTSAYDKNHITNAVRIDWKSDLQDPVRRDFVDQEGFEKLLSAKGISNDDTVVLYGGNNNWFASYAYWYFKLYGHQDVKLLDGGRKKWELDSRDLVDGKDVPNRPATAYKAKAQDTSIRAFRDDVVAAIGSLNLVDVRSPDEFSGKLLAPAHLPQEQSQRPGHVPSARNIPWSKNANDDGTFKSDDELTALYEAEQVDLAKDTIAYCRIGERSALTWFVLHELLGQENVKNYDGSWTEYGSLVGVPIELGPNK
- a CDS encoding DUF1416 domain-containing protein, translating into MCGAQIGGPDLATLKPGETAIQGQITKDGEPVSGYVRLLDSTGEFTAEVPTSATGQFRFYAATGSWTLRALVPGAQADRAVVVAEAGGVTDVAIAV
- a CDS encoding DUF3099 domain-containing protein, with the translated sequence MYARRRRAYFWLMGGCLVLFVSAWAVVRLWSVEAAVAMCVVAMVIPPVAAMIANRRGPDDRWWDDPSGDPKSDEWWDELDGKRRHED